A window of Bacteroidia bacterium genomic DNA:
AACCTGTGCAGGGTGCATCCAGGATGATCCCGTCAAACTTTGGCAGCGCAATTTCTTCATCCTTTGTCAGATCGGCCTCCAGAACTTTCTCAGGTTTCACGCCTGCCTTCATCATTCGTGTTTTGTAATTGCTCAGAATATTTTCACGGATGTCGGTGGCATAGAGGTGAATATCCGGTTGCATATCCCAGATCAAGAGACTTTTGCCGCCAGAACCAGCGCAGCAGTCCCACCAGAATTCGCCCGGCTTGGGATTGAACATTTTGGCGGTCATTTGCGAGGAGCGATCCTGAATATCAAACCAACCCTGGCCATAACTTTTAAGCTGCGTGAGCGGAAGATCCTGCGGAAATGCCATCATCTGTCCTTCGTCTACCATGGGTTCCCAGCCCTTTTCCACAATTTCCTCCCGTACCTTTTTTTCTTCCTTCCTGATCCTGATCCAGACCCAGGGTTGTACCAGCAGGGACCTGATAAATGCCGCAGCATCAATTTCTTCCATCAACTCATCGGTATATGGAAAAATGTGCTCCAAATTAAAATCCACATGCTTTTCCAGCAAAGCCGATTTTTCGGCTAAAGGCAATTGCACATCGTCAGGTTGAAGCTGTGAAAATTCGCGAAGCCAAAAATCGAGAAACGGATCAGCCTGCGAGGATACCAGGAAATGTGCATACACCAACGCTTCCCTGGCCGGAAGATGATCCAGGCTGTGGCCGGTTCGGAAATAGTGGTAACAAAGGGAAGAATACAACCGCCTGTCGCGGCTGCCAAACTGTTTATGTTTTCGGAAAAATTGCTTCAGGTGTACATGAAAAGGCGCAGGAGGACTGTACGTTTCCAGGATTTGCAGGGCATAATTTAGCTGTACTTGTTGTTTCACTTAATTAATTTATTAAAATATAAAACAGGTAATTAAAACTTCACTCTGGTGAGTTCATCGTCCTCGTACTTAAGGAGATGCAGGTAATGATTATAATATCCACCTGTTGCTGAATCCTTTTCCATTTGATATTTGCTGTGCAGAAGCGGAAAAGTTTGGCCATCAATATAGCGCTGAAAATACTTTCCATCCTGCACCAGCCGTGAAGCGTAGAGCAGCATATCGTCATATCCCCGAAAAGCAAAATCCCGTGGTTCCTGCTTGTATTGCTCCCGGTATTTCAATACAAAATCCACGACATTCTTATCCTCATAATCCACATAAAATGAGGTGAGAATATGCACGTTTCCGTAGCTCCATACCCTCGGGTCAAAAGTCTGAAAGCTGAGCCAGTTATTAAGGCCAACAACAGTTATTTTATTTCCACGGCCTGCAATTTTATTAAACAAAGAATTTACAAAAAGCTCATCATCGGTAGGTACGAAAATGATCATATCCTCTTCAAAATCTTCATTGCTAAACTTGATGTTGCTGATGCTGCCGCTTTTCTCCACGATGTTGTTGGCGATGGCCGTATCAAGATGCTGCCGCAATTTATCCGCAATGGCTTTTTGATCCAGCAGCGGTTCCCTGACAATATAGAGCTTCTGTCCAAAAAGGGTCTTATTGAGATAATTCCCCAGCACCCGTCCATAATCCTCCTGTTGCGGTACGGAAAGGAGAAAGTAGTGATTTGTACTGCCGCTGTCTGCCACATCATAAAAAGGCGAGACAAACGGGATGCGCTTCAGAGCCGAAAATTCATAGACCATTTTTACATGGTTCCTGATCATAGGACCGATGATCAGATCAGTTTCCTTACCTGACATTTGCCTGAGCAGTTTGACTATTTCGAGCGTATCATCTTTAGTATCATGTACGTGCAAATCGAAATCTATCCCGCAGGCCTTCAGCGTGTCCAGCGCCAGGAGTGCGCCCCAATAATATTCGCTGGCAATTCTGGAAATGGCGTTATTGCGGCCCACCTCGCGTTCCTGCCAGTCCAGATGAAGGGGCAGCAGCATCGCAATGCTGTATTTGTTTTTCATCACGCGCGGATAGAGCAGGTCAAGCGTATCTATCACATTGTCAGGAGTCACCTCGCGCACATCAGGATCATCTTTAGCCGTAGGGTCTTCTTCTGCCGGTTTGTCCGCCCTCTCCGTTTTCTCAAAAAGAAAACATGAGGAAAACGTGAACGTCAGCAGCATCAGTACTAAAAGCCGGAACTTACTCCCACTCAATGGTAGCCGGAGGTTTTGAGGAAATATCATATACTACCCTGTTTATACCTTTTATCTTATTAATGATCTGATTGGAAATTTTGCTCAAAAAATCATGCGGCAAATGAGCCCAGTCAGCCGTCATTCCATCAGTCGAATATACGGCCCGCAGGCAAACTACATTTTCGTAAGTACGCTCATCGCCCATCACGCCTACTGACCGCACGGGAAGCAGAATTGTCCCCGCCTGCCATACTTCATCATAAAATCCTTCACGCTTTAATCCACTGATAAAAATATGGTCGGCTTCCTGAAGCACCTTCACCTTTTCGGCAGTAATATCGCCCAAAATACGAATGGCCAGCCCTGGTCCCGGAAATGGGTGCCGGTTCAGAATATTCTGCGGAATTTCAAGCTCCTTCCCTACCCTGCGCACTTCGTCCTTGAAAAGCGTATTGAGGGGCTCTAATGTTTTCAAATGCATTTTTTCCGGCAGCCCGCCTACATTGTGGTGGCTCTTAATTGTAGCCGAAGGCCCTTTCACGCTCACCGACTCAATCACATCAGGATAGATGGTGCCCTGCCCAAGCCATTTCACGTCCTGTATCCGATGGGCCTCACGGTCGAACACCTCGATGAAGGTGCGGCCTATGGCTTTGCGCTTTTCCTCAGGATCAGAGATTCCAGCCAGCGCATCATAAAATTCCTGCTTTGCATCCACGCCTTTGATGTTCAGTCCCATATCCCGGTAGCTGTGCAGCACTTCCTCAAATTCATCTTTGCGCAGCAGGCCATTGTCCACGAAAATGCAGAAGAGGCGGTCGCCAATGGCGCGGTCTATCAGGCTGGCGGCTACGGTGCTGTCTACCCCGCCTGAGAGGCCCATCACTACTTTGCCCTCATCGCCCACCGCGTCCCTGATCTCCTGCACTGTGGCATCCACAAAGTGGGCTGGTGTCCAGTCCTGGCTGCACCCGCAGATGTCCACAAGGAAATTCCTGAGCAGAAGCAGCCCGTCAGTGGAATGATAAACTTCAGGATGGAACTGCAGCCCGTATATTGGCTTGTCAGTGGAGTGAAATGCTGCGACCTGAACCGTCTCCGTGCTGGCGATAATCTCATAGTTTTCCGGCACCTTAAGGATTGTGTCCCCGTGGCTCATCCACACTTGCGAGTGCTGCGGAATGTCTTTCATCAGCTTGGAATCGGGATCAGCATATTGCAGGTTGGCGCGGCCATATTCACGGATGTTGCTGGCCTCTACTTCCCCGCCCTCATTTATTGCAATAAGCTGTGCTCCGTAGCACACACCAAGTACTGGAGTCCCGCCCAGCACTTTTTGCAAATCCACACGTGGTGATTGCGGGTCCTTCACAGAAGCGGGGCTGCCACTGAGGATGATGCCTTTAACTTCCGCGCCCCACTCAGGCAGGTGATTGAAGGGGTAGATCTCGCAATAGACATTCAGCTCCCGGACTTTGCGTGCAATGAGCTGGGTGTATTGTGATCCGAAGTCGACTATCAGAATTCGTTCTGGGTTCTGGGTTACGGGTTCCGGGTTCGATGTTCCGGGTTTTGGGTTGTGTGTTTCTGGTTCCATATTTTATTGAGTGGTGTTAGGTTTAATCCTTGTAAATTCAATTTAGGGTCAAACAGATTCATCGTGGGGTGCAATGAGAAATTCGTTGGGGAATTTCATTATTTCTTTAGCATACAGGACTTCTGGATCTGAAACACGATTGTTAAATTTTGAACCTTTAAAAGAAGACTGATTCAAGTAACTAATAAGTTTTCCTATTTGCCTGATGCACTGATCGAGGAGTTCATAGGTGCTTTCGAATTCCTCTTTAGAAATATAGTTTTGATCTAAGGCCCGGTACAGTTGTGATTTCAATTCTCCGGCAGAAGCCTTTGAAATACTTAGGAAGTTGGAAAATTCCTTATTTCCTCCACGTTCAAATCCCTCGGCAAAATTATCCATGATGGAACCTGCTGATGCCCTCGCCTGTCCTTGAAACCTATAATCCCGAAACCATGCTTCACGCTTGGTAAATTCATAAATAATCTTTGCTATGTTCCGGGC
This region includes:
- a CDS encoding RsmB/NOP family class I SAM-dependent RNA methyltransferase; the protein is MKQQVQLNYALQILETYSPPAPFHVHLKQFFRKHKQFGSRDRRLYSSLCYHYFRTGHSLDHLPAREALVYAHFLVSSQADPFLDFWLREFSQLQPDDVQLPLAEKSALLEKHVDFNLEHIFPYTDELMEEIDAAAFIRSLLVQPWVWIRIRKEEKKVREEIVEKGWEPMVDEGQMMAFPQDLPLTQLKSYGQGWFDIQDRSSQMTAKMFNPKPGEFWWDCCAGSGGKSLLIWDMQPDIHLYATDIRENILSNYKTRMMKAGVKPEKVLEADLTKDEEIALPKFDGIILDAPCTGSGTWARNSERLRYFELNEIEQYAKLQQKLLERVQQFLNPGKPIIYITCSVFKKENSEVIGAAGPSLTEESRKAFPGYDKRSDSLFASRLSTP
- a CDS encoding ABC transporter substrate-binding protein, which translates into the protein MIFPQNLRLPLSGSKFRLLVLMLLTFTFSSCFLFEKTERADKPAEEDPTAKDDPDVREVTPDNVIDTLDLLYPRVMKNKYSIAMLLPLHLDWQEREVGRNNAISRIASEYYWGALLALDTLKACGIDFDLHVHDTKDDTLEIVKLLRQMSGKETDLIIGPMIRNHVKMVYEFSALKRIPFVSPFYDVADSGSTNHYFLLSVPQQEDYGRVLGNYLNKTLFGQKLYIVREPLLDQKAIADKLRQHLDTAIANNIVEKSGSISNIKFSNEDFEEDMIIFVPTDDELFVNSLFNKIAGRGNKITVVGLNNWLSFQTFDPRVWSYGNVHILTSFYVDYEDKNVVDFVLKYREQYKQEPRDFAFRGYDDMLLYASRLVQDGKYFQRYIDGQTFPLLHSKYQMEKDSATGGYYNHYLHLLKYEDDELTRVKF
- the guaA gene encoding glutamine-hydrolyzing GMP synthase, which translates into the protein MEPETHNPKPGTSNPEPVTQNPERILIVDFGSQYTQLIARKVRELNVYCEIYPFNHLPEWGAEVKGIILSGSPASVKDPQSPRVDLQKVLGGTPVLGVCYGAQLIAINEGGEVEASNIREYGRANLQYADPDSKLMKDIPQHSQVWMSHGDTILKVPENYEIIASTETVQVAAFHSTDKPIYGLQFHPEVYHSTDGLLLLRNFLVDICGCSQDWTPAHFVDATVQEIRDAVGDEGKVVMGLSGGVDSTVAASLIDRAIGDRLFCIFVDNGLLRKDEFEEVLHSYRDMGLNIKGVDAKQEFYDALAGISDPEEKRKAIGRTFIEVFDREAHRIQDVKWLGQGTIYPDVIESVSVKGPSATIKSHHNVGGLPEKMHLKTLEPLNTLFKDEVRRVGKELEIPQNILNRHPFPGPGLAIRILGDITAEKVKVLQEADHIFISGLKREGFYDEVWQAGTILLPVRSVGVMGDERTYENVVCLRAVYSTDGMTADWAHLPHDFLSKISNQIINKIKGINRVVYDISSKPPATIEWE
- a CDS encoding four helix bundle protein translates to MSLDKLTRFEDFRIWQQARNIAKIIYEFTKREAWFRDYRFQGQARASAGSIMDNFAEGFERGGNKEFSNFLSISKASAGELKSQLYRALDQNYISKEEFESTYELLDQCIRQIGKLISYLNQSSFKGSKFNNRVSDPEVLYAKEIMKFPNEFLIAPHDESV